A single window of Rubidibacter lacunae KORDI 51-2 DNA harbors:
- a CDS encoding 4Fe-4S binding protein, with product MSQIPRALGKQRHLRRGSKKTGTIRFELARVKSNSWLGRNYQFIQFAYLFIGLCGRILFFNADRLVLGSWLVFTIVASIAVGYFYGGKSWCQYFCPMAPVQTVFSEPRGLLGSKAHTSNSRITQSMCRTVTPEGKEQSACVACQSPCFDIDSERTYWDGISSSQESLTRYGYLGLMVGFFVYYYLYAGNWGYYFSGVWSNEPNQIASLMKPGLYLFGQPVGIPKLFAVPLVLGAFTLTGILLGRWLTTRAMTHQLQRNPKIGTDLVQHRFFVLTTFVAFNFFFWFAGRPLLRLTPLWAEILFDGVIAMASTLWARQSWVRNPALYSREKLAGRLSKQLEKLKLNTSRFLEGRHLADLSTDEVYVLAKVLPDFTREKQRQAYKGVVREALTEGYVNTANSLKMLDRLRKELDIPDSEHNLILEELVIGDPDLLDPYLPRHLENQIRLNAYQVALERQLYLQKNQPTLDPVDRTSKEEANLRSLSADYAITPGEEERINCDLHDSP from the coding sequence TTGTCACAGATTCCGCGCGCCCTGGGAAAACAGCGTCACCTTAGGCGGGGAAGCAAAAAGACCGGGACAATTAGGTTTGAATTGGCTAGGGTTAAGTCTAATTCCTGGCTGGGGCGCAATTACCAGTTTATCCAGTTCGCGTACTTGTTTATTGGACTCTGCGGTCGCATCTTATTCTTCAATGCAGATCGCTTGGTCCTGGGTAGTTGGCTGGTTTTTACGATTGTTGCATCCATTGCAGTGGGATATTTCTATGGCGGAAAATCCTGGTGTCAATATTTCTGCCCTATGGCACCGGTTCAAACCGTGTTCAGCGAGCCACGGGGACTTCTCGGCAGTAAAGCCCACACCAGCAACAGCCGCATAACTCAATCGATGTGCCGGACGGTGACCCCCGAGGGCAAAGAACAAAGCGCTTGTGTTGCTTGCCAGAGCCCCTGCTTTGACATCGACTCCGAGCGCACTTATTGGGACGGCATCAGCTCTTCCCAGGAATCATTGACTCGCTACGGCTATTTAGGGTTGATGGTGGGTTTCTTCGTTTACTACTACCTCTACGCTGGTAACTGGGGTTACTACTTTTCTGGTGTGTGGAGCAACGAACCCAACCAGATCGCATCTCTTATGAAACCCGGTCTGTATTTATTCGGCCAGCCCGTCGGTATTCCCAAACTCTTCGCGGTGCCTCTGGTACTGGGTGCGTTTACCTTGACAGGAATCCTTCTCGGGCGCTGGCTAACAACTCGGGCAATGACCCACCAATTGCAACGGAATCCCAAGATCGGCACCGATTTAGTGCAGCATCGGTTTTTTGTGCTGACGACCTTTGTGGCATTCAATTTCTTTTTCTGGTTTGCGGGCCGTCCCTTGCTGCGCCTTACTCCCCTCTGGGCAGAGATTCTGTTTGATGGTGTTATTGCTATGGCCAGCACCCTGTGGGCGCGGCAAAGTTGGGTTCGCAATCCCGCCCTCTACTCTCGAGAAAAGCTAGCCGGTCGTCTGAGCAAACAATTGGAGAAACTGAAGCTGAACACATCCCGGTTCCTGGAGGGGCGACACTTAGCAGATCTTAGTACTGACGAAGTGTATGTATTAGCCAAGGTGTTGCCAGATTTTACCCGGGAGAAACAACGCCAAGCCTACAAAGGGGTTGTTCGTGAGGCTCTTACAGAAGGCTATGTCAATACTGCCAACAGCCTCAAAATGCTCGATCGGCTGAGAAAAGAACTAGATATCCCCGATAGCGAACACAATCTCATTTTGGAGGAATTAGTTATTGGAGATCCCGACCTTCTCGATCCCTATCTTCCGCGCCACTTAGAGAATCAGATTCGCCTCAATGCATACCAGGTGGCATTGGAGCGGCAGCTGTATCTCCAAAAGAACCAACCTACTTTAGACCCTGTCGATCGAACTTCCAAAGAGGAGGCAAATCTGCGTTCCCTAAGCGCAGACTACGCCATTACCCCCGGGGAAGAAGAACGAATAAACTGCGATCTACACGATTCTCCTTGA
- a CDS encoding carbohydrate ABC transporter permease, whose protein sequence is MNKNASRQFGDRTAALLDREAIAAWIFLAPALVLLGVFVFWPIAYLGALGFTSGSFTVEGARWVGLRNYARLILDPDFWQVLGNTAYFTIATLVPSLVVPLMLAVLLDRAIALRDWLRTAYFLPSIASLVAVGLGWRWLFQNRGPVNEVLLAMDIEPIPWLNSTAWAMPVLILLAIWKQLGFNLVVFLAGLQSIPQSRYEAATLDGAGEVGRFWHVTLPGLRPTLVFATITTAIFTLRNFEPVYIMTGGGPLNSTNILVYFVYEEAFARFDFGYAAAAATVLLAIAFVLVYWQLRAWGEE, encoded by the coding sequence ATGAACAAAAACGCGAGCAGGCAGTTCGGCGACCGGACGGCAGCGTTGCTGGATCGCGAGGCGATCGCGGCGTGGATTTTTTTGGCGCCGGCCCTAGTGCTGCTCGGCGTCTTTGTATTTTGGCCGATCGCGTATCTGGGAGCACTTGGGTTTACTAGCGGGAGCTTCACCGTGGAAGGGGCGCGCTGGGTCGGGCTGCGGAATTATGCGCGCTTGATACTCGACCCGGATTTTTGGCAGGTTTTGGGCAATACGGCATACTTTACCATCGCTACCTTAGTCCCGAGTTTGGTCGTACCGTTGATGTTGGCAGTCCTGCTCGATCGCGCGATTGCCTTGCGAGATTGGTTGCGGACGGCTTATTTTCTACCGTCGATCGCGTCGTTAGTAGCGGTTGGTTTGGGCTGGCGCTGGTTATTCCAAAATCGCGGCCCGGTCAATGAAGTCCTGTTGGCGATGGATATCGAGCCCATTCCGTGGCTGAACAGTACGGCGTGGGCAATGCCGGTGTTGATTTTGCTGGCAATCTGGAAGCAACTTGGCTTCAATTTAGTCGTGTTTCTGGCGGGTTTGCAGAGTATTCCTCAGTCTCGTTACGAAGCGGCAACGCTTGATGGAGCCGGTGAAGTCGGTCGGTTTTGGCACGTAACGCTGCCGGGATTGCGCCCGACGCTGGTGTTTGCCACCATCACCACGGCGATCTTTACGCTCCGCAACTTCGAACCGGTTTACATCATGACCGGTGGCGGTCCGCTTAATTCCACCAACATCTTGGTCTACTTCGTTTACGAGGAAGCTTTTGCCCGCTTCGACTTCGGCTACGCGGCAGCGGCAGCAACGGTATTGTTGGCGATCGCCTTCGTCCTCGTCTACTGGCAGTTGCGAGCTTGGGGCGAAGAGTAG
- the purN gene encoding phosphoribosylglycinamide formyltransferase, with amino-acid sequence MSSDSPISPTVTTPPLDPPVRLGIMASGTGSNFVALCDAVSDRTLSAEIAVLIYNNPGALVAERAKERNVPAVLLDHRQYKPREELDRAIVAELQRRNVEWVVMAGWMRIVTPLLIEAFRDRALNIHPSLLPSFKGAHAVENALDAGVKITGCTVHYVREQVDSGPIVMQAAVPVLPDDTRDTLHARIQAQEYRILPQAIALAVHRSRSGS; translated from the coding sequence ATGTCGTCAGATTCGCCGATCTCTCCCACTGTCACCACCCCGCCATTAGATCCACCCGTAAGGTTGGGCATCATGGCCTCGGGCACGGGCTCGAACTTCGTGGCGCTTTGCGATGCCGTAAGCGATCGCACCCTGTCTGCCGAGATCGCCGTTTTGATCTATAACAACCCTGGCGCGCTTGTCGCCGAACGCGCTAAAGAGCGCAACGTTCCTGCTGTCCTGCTCGACCATCGCCAGTACAAGCCGCGCGAGGAACTCGATCGCGCAATCGTTGCCGAGCTGCAGCGTCGCAACGTCGAATGGGTCGTTATGGCCGGCTGGATGCGGATCGTCACACCGTTGTTGATCGAGGCGTTTCGCGATCGTGCTCTCAACATCCACCCGAGTTTGCTCCCGAGTTTTAAAGGTGCCCATGCCGTGGAAAATGCTCTAGACGCGGGCGTCAAAATTACCGGCTGCACAGTTCATTACGTGCGGGAACAAGTCGACAGCGGTCCGATTGTCATGCAAGCAGCCGTGCCCGTTCTGCCCGACGACACCCGCGACACCCTCCACGCCCGCATTCAAGCCCAGGAATATCGGATTCTTCCCCAGGCGATCGCCTTAGCAGTTCACCGGTCCCGAAGCGGCAGCTAG